In a genomic window of Corvus hawaiiensis isolate bCorHaw1 chromosome Z, bCorHaw1.pri.cur, whole genome shotgun sequence:
- the LOC125320346 gene encoding sushi, nidogen and EGF-like domain-containing protein 1 isoform X1: MSPTSVFFLLILGSMVDTKTSSEKESLLYPYGPHQGDKTNPKHDDGTSEEITLSAPFTFYGKSYQTAFVNNNGVISFDEPVRQYTPDPFPLADGHPFVAPYWGDVDNVLGGDIFYRQTTDPALLADISQDITQYFPKSPFTATWALVATWDHVAYYGSTSQKGNTFQAVLTSDSKMFYIILNYWDIQWTTGAASDGDAETGLGGTPAHAGFNSGDDTNFYNIPGSQTDAIINITTTSNVKVPGRWVFRVDNFQVTGVDPAKLNNDCWL; the protein is encoded by the exons ATGTCACCCACTagtgttttcttcctcctgatTTTAG gttcCATGGTGGACACCAAAACCTCATCTGAAAAAg AGTCCCTGCTCTATCCCTATGGACCGCACCAGGGGGATAAAACTAACCCCAAACACGATGATGGGACATCTGAGGAGATCACTCTCTCTGCTCCCTTTACCTTCTACGGCAAATCCTACCAAACCGCCTTC GTGAACAACAATGGGGTGATCTCCTTCGATGAGCCTGTCAGACAATACACCCCAGACCCCTTCCCTCTGGCGGATGGGCACCCTTTCGTAGCTCCCTACTGGGGGGACGTGGACAATGTGCTGGGTGGGGACATCTTCTACCGCCAGACCACTGACCCGGCGCTGCTGGCAGACATCAGCCAGGATATCACCCAGTACTTCCCCAAAAGCCCCTTCACTGCCACCTGGGCCTTGGTGGCCACCTGGGACCATGTGGCCTACTATGGCTCCACCTCACAAAAG GGCAACACCTTCCAGGCTGTGCTGACAAGTGACTCCAAGATGTTCTACATCATCCTCAACTACTGGGACATCCAGTGGACCACAGGGGCAGCAAGTGACGGGGATGCTGAAACAGGACTCGGGGGGACCCCAGCACAT GCGGGATTCAACAGCGGTGATGACACCAATTTCTACAACATTCCCGGATCCCAAACCGATGCCATCATCAACATTACCACCACCTCCAATGTCAAGGTCCCAGGACGCTGGGTCTTTCGAGTGGACAACTTCCAGGTGACAGGTGTGGACCCCGCCAAGCTGAACAATGACTGCTGGTT GTGA
- the LOC125320346 gene encoding sushi, nidogen and EGF-like domain-containing protein 1 isoform X2 — MVDTKTSSEKESLLYPYGPHQGDKTNPKHDDGTSEEITLSAPFTFYGKSYQTAFVNNNGVISFDEPVRQYTPDPFPLADGHPFVAPYWGDVDNVLGGDIFYRQTTDPALLADISQDITQYFPKSPFTATWALVATWDHVAYYGSTSQKGNTFQAVLTSDSKMFYIILNYWDIQWTTGAASDGDAETGLGGTPAHAGFNSGDDTNFYNIPGSQTDAIINITTTSNVKVPGRWVFRVDNFQVTGVDPAKLNNDCWL; from the exons ATGGTGGACACCAAAACCTCATCTGAAAAAg AGTCCCTGCTCTATCCCTATGGACCGCACCAGGGGGATAAAACTAACCCCAAACACGATGATGGGACATCTGAGGAGATCACTCTCTCTGCTCCCTTTACCTTCTACGGCAAATCCTACCAAACCGCCTTC GTGAACAACAATGGGGTGATCTCCTTCGATGAGCCTGTCAGACAATACACCCCAGACCCCTTCCCTCTGGCGGATGGGCACCCTTTCGTAGCTCCCTACTGGGGGGACGTGGACAATGTGCTGGGTGGGGACATCTTCTACCGCCAGACCACTGACCCGGCGCTGCTGGCAGACATCAGCCAGGATATCACCCAGTACTTCCCCAAAAGCCCCTTCACTGCCACCTGGGCCTTGGTGGCCACCTGGGACCATGTGGCCTACTATGGCTCCACCTCACAAAAG GGCAACACCTTCCAGGCTGTGCTGACAAGTGACTCCAAGATGTTCTACATCATCCTCAACTACTGGGACATCCAGTGGACCACAGGGGCAGCAAGTGACGGGGATGCTGAAACAGGACTCGGGGGGACCCCAGCACAT GCGGGATTCAACAGCGGTGATGACACCAATTTCTACAACATTCCCGGATCCCAAACCGATGCCATCATCAACATTACCACCACCTCCAATGTCAAGGTCCCAGGACGCTGGGTCTTTCGAGTGGACAACTTCCAGGTGACAGGTGTGGACCCCGCCAAGCTGAACAATGACTGCTGGTT GTGA